A window of the Tessaracoccus sp. MC1865 genome harbors these coding sequences:
- a CDS encoding M23 family metallopeptidase, with protein MKLRGTTSVLAAAVAVGLVALVGASSEEQVIEAVPAPAAIIQSPPAPAPGIGHARASVQEVFGEEFTDPLGVYAVEGGYVTWRVPGGEDLGFDPYSAPTPEVIQPDGVKELDPVIVPLPVAPATIPVTTVESVGTQKAGALLSPPVRGRSSSKFGMRFHPVLRVYKLHTGHDWAAPCGTPVGAAAAGTVVGTGWAGGNGVQVKIDHGRLGGYRVVTTYNHLSSIGVKVGQKVSALQGVGRVGSTGYSTGCHLHFEVIVNGQFTDPIPWLNGKPGVVDLSVMMTLAPGTPSSSASPSPSPSPSPSPSLSPSVTGQPSVSATSEPPPAPEPGDTSAAGPKPSTPAPGTTSNPPSAPGTTPAPTPTTTSAAPKPSPSASATTKSPEPSPVTSSPPPPPPPPPPSSTPPAPSPESSPTPVPSQTVTESLSEVPSTPAAPSPTVAESVTASAEA; from the coding sequence ATGAAACTGCGAGGCACCACCTCAGTGTTGGCCGCCGCTGTTGCAGTGGGTCTGGTTGCGCTGGTCGGTGCAAGCAGCGAAGAGCAGGTCATCGAAGCAGTGCCCGCCCCCGCCGCGATCATCCAGAGCCCACCGGCACCCGCTCCGGGCATCGGCCACGCGCGTGCCAGCGTCCAGGAAGTGTTCGGCGAAGAATTCACGGACCCGCTGGGCGTCTACGCCGTCGAGGGCGGCTATGTGACCTGGCGGGTGCCCGGCGGGGAAGACCTCGGCTTCGATCCGTACAGCGCGCCCACGCCTGAGGTCATCCAGCCCGACGGGGTGAAGGAACTCGATCCCGTCATCGTGCCCCTGCCCGTTGCCCCGGCCACCATCCCCGTCACGACGGTGGAGTCCGTCGGCACGCAGAAGGCGGGCGCGCTCCTCTCGCCGCCGGTGCGCGGGCGCTCGTCCTCGAAGTTCGGCATGCGGTTCCACCCCGTGCTGCGCGTGTACAAGCTGCACACGGGCCACGACTGGGCCGCACCCTGTGGCACCCCGGTGGGTGCCGCGGCCGCCGGCACCGTCGTCGGCACCGGTTGGGCCGGCGGTAACGGCGTGCAGGTCAAGATCGACCACGGCAGGTTGGGCGGCTACCGCGTGGTGACCACCTACAACCACCTGTCGTCCATCGGCGTGAAGGTGGGGCAGAAGGTCTCGGCCCTGCAGGGCGTGGGCCGCGTCGGCAGCACCGGGTACTCCACGGGTTGTCACCTGCACTTCGAGGTGATCGTGAACGGGCAGTTCACTGATCCCATCCCGTGGCTCAACGGCAAGCCCGGCGTCGTGGACCTCTCGGTCATGATGACCCTGGCCCCCGGAACGCCCTCGTCGAGCGCGTCGCCGTCGCCGTCACCGTCTCCGTCGCCGAGCCCGTCCCTGTCGCCGTCGGTGACCGGGCAGCCCTCGGTGAGTGCCACCTCGGAGCCGCCGCCCGCGCCTGAGCCCGGTGACACTTCGGCCGCCGGGCCGAAGCCCTCCACCCCTGCACCGGGCACCACATCGAACCCGCCCAGCGCGCCGGGAACGACACCGGCACCCACGCCCACCACGACGTCTGCGGCACCGAAGCCCAGCCCCTCGGCCAGTGCGACGACGAAGTCGCCTGAGCCGAGCCCCGTCACCTCGTCGCCACCCCCGCCGCCGCCACCGCCGCCTCCGTCGTCAACGCCGCCGGCACCTTCGCCCGAGTCCTCCCCGACGCCGGTGCCGAGCCAGACGGTGACGGAGTCTCTGAGTGAAGTTCCGTCGACGCCGGCCGCTCCCTCCCCCACCGTGGCTGAGAGCGTGACGGCGAGCGCCGAGGCGTAG